The segment ggcatggaggggcaggagagagggagggagggggagaatacCTGCTGGGGGGTGGccctgggctggtcctggggcatggaggggcaggagagagggagggagggggagaatacCTGCTGGGGGGTGGccctgggctggtcctggggcatggaggggcaggagagagggagggagggggagaatacCTGCTGGGGGGTGGccctgggctggtcctggggcatggaggggcaggagagagggagggagggggagaatacCTGCTGGGGGGTGGccctgggctggtcctggggcatggaggggcaggagagagggagggagggggagaacacCTGCTGGGGGGTGGccctgggctggtcctggggcatggaggggcaggagagagggagggagggggagaatacCTGCTGGGGGGTGGccctgggctggtcctggggcatggaggggcaggagagagggagggagggggagaatacCTGCTGGGGGGTGGccctgggctggtcctggggcatggaggggcaggagagagggagggagggggagaatacCTGCTGGGGGGTGGccctgggctggtcctggggcatggaggggcaggagagagggagggagggggagaatacCTGCTGGGGGGTGGccctgggctggtcctggggcatggaggggcaggagagagggagggagggggagaatacCTGCTGGGGGGTGGccctgggctggtcctggggcatggaggggcaggagagagggagggagggggagaatacCTGCTGGGGGGTGGccctgggctggtcctggggcatggaggggcaggagagagggagggagggggagaatacCTGCTGGGGGGTGGccctgggctggtcctggggcatggaggggcaggagagagggagggagggggagaatacCTGCTGGGGGGTGGccctgggctggtcctggggcatggaggggcaggagagagggagggagggggagaacacCTGCTGGGGGGTGGccctgggctggtcctggggcatggaggggcaggagagagggagggagggggagaatacCTGCTGGGGGGTGGccctgggctggtcctggggcatggaggggcaggagagagggagggagggggagaatacCTGCTGGGGGGTGGccctgggctggtcctggggcatggaggggcaggagagagggagggagggggagaatacCTGCTGGGGGGTGGccctgggctggtcctggggcatggaggggcaggagagagggagggagggggagaatacCTGCTGGGGGGTGGccctgggctggtcctggggcatggaggggcaggagagagggagggtgggggatAGCGGTGTACCAGGAGTATGGGGGTTAGAGGGGGTACCAGGGGTGTGGGGGTTAGAGGGGGTAACAGGAGTATGGGGGTTAAATGGGGTACCAGGGGTGTGGGGGTTAGAGGGGGTACCAGGGGTGTGGGGGTTAGAGGGGGTAACATGAGTAGGGGGGTTAGAGAGGGTAACAGAAGTaggggggttagagggggtaACAGGAGTACAAGGGGTGTGGGGGTTAGTGAGGGTAACAGGAGTAGGGGGGTTAGTGAGGGTAACAGGAGTAGGGGGGTTAGTGAGGGTAACAGGAGTAGGGGTGTTAGAGGGGGTACCATGGGGGTTAGAGGGGGTAACATGGGGGTTAGAGGGGGTAACATGGGGGTTAGAGGGGGTAACAGGAGTaggggggttagagggggtaACATGGGGGTTAGAGGGGGTAACATGGGGGTTAGAGGGGGTAACAGGAGTaggggggttagagggggtaACAGGGCTACCAGGGGTGTGGGGGTTAGAGGGGGTAACAGGGGAGTGTCTCATACAGTAGATGCTCAGAGAGGAGACTGAAGGGTCAGACTGTtgaccgtggtggtggtggtggtggtgtgatgaggGTGGTcgaggaagaggaggcaggacAGGCAGCTCtgggatggtgggagaggagggtcgTGTGTCTGGGTCAGTCTCTCTAGGAGAGGAGGGTCGTGTGTCTGGGTCAGTCTCTCTAGGAGAGAGTAGTGGAGGTGGGGTCTGGTTTAGTTCTGATCCAGAGTCCAGCTCTAGAGACACCAgatgctcctcctcttccaccaCAGCTGGCACCTCGTTACTGGAGGCCTGGGCAGGAGACACAGGGAGGTGACTACCCTCTTCATCATCAGCCTTTCCCTcacccactccatctctctcctccatctgatGAGGgtgtctgtcctcctcctcctcctcctccgtctgaTGAGGgtgtctgtcctcctcctcctcctccgtctgaTGAGGgcgtctgtcctcctcctcctcctccgtctgaTGAGGgcgtctgtcctcctcctcctccgtctgaTGAGGgcgtctgtcctcctcctcctccgtctgaTGAGGgcgtctgtcctcctcctcctccgtctgaTGAGGGCGTCTGTCCTCCTCCGTCTGATGAGGGCGTCTGTCCTCCTCCGTCTGATGAGGgcgtctgtcctcctcctcctcctccgtctgaTGAGGgcgtctgtcctcctcctcctcctccgtctgaTGAGGgcgtctgtcctcctcctcctcctccgtctgaTGAGGgcgtctgtcctcctcctcctcctccgtctgaTGAGGgcgtctgtcctcctcctcctccgtctgaTGAGGgcgtctgtcctcctcctcctccgtctgaTGAGGgtgtctgtcctcctcctcctcctcctctgtctgatGAGGgcgtctgtcctcctcctcctcctcctcctctgtctgatGAGGgcgtctgtcctcctcctcctcctcctccgtctgaTGAGGgcgtctgtcctcctcctcctcctcctccgtctgaTGAGGgcgtctgtcctcctcctcctcctccgtctgaTGAGGgcgtctgtcctcctcctcctcctccgtctgaTGAGGgcgtctgtcctcctcctcctcctccgtctgaTGAGGgcgtctgtcctcctcctcctcctccgtctgaTGAGGgcgtctgtcctcctcctcctcctccgtctgaTGAGGgcgtctgtcctcctcctcctcctcctccgtctgaTGAGGgcgtctgtcctcctcctcctcctcctccgtctgaTGAGGgcgtctgtcctcctcctcctcctcctccgtctgaTGAGGgcgtctgtcctcctcctcctcctccgtctgaTGAGGgcgtctgtcctcctcctcctcctccgtctgaTGAGGgcgtctgtcctcctcctcctccgtctgaTGAGGgcgtctgtcctcctcctcctcctccgtctgaTGAGGgcgtctgtcctcctcctcctccgtctgaTGAGGGCGtctgtcgtcctcctcctcctccgtctgaTGAGGgcgtctgtcctcctcctcctccgtctgaTGAGGGTGtctgtcgtcctcctcctcctccgtctgaTGAGGGTGTCTGTCGTCCTCCTCCGTCTGATGAGGGTGTCTGTCGTCCTCCTCCGTCTGATGAGGGTGTCTGTCCTCCATGTCTCCAAACCCTAGCTGTACCCGTGCCCGGGCTATGTTCCTGCGGTGGGCACGTACGTGGGCGCGCCAGGGGGACCCCGCCCTGCTCTGACAGTCTTCAGCCTGAGATACCagtctgttcctccccctctccccgctAGGGGTGGCAGGGCTGGACTGTGCCTGGGGCAGGGGAACACCTCGCaggctggagggagaggagggaggctgTTTCAGGCTGGTCCTGGGcttcctgcctagcaacaggtggTTGACGACAGGAGAAGGATGGAGCTGAGATGCTAACACGCTGGTGGCTGGACATCTATCTGcagatagaacacacacaggtcagTCTATGCTCTGTCTGCATACTGCAGCAGGAGGACAACAACAGCACCATAGCATGACATGATTATAAAGAGGATTCCACATACAGCAATAACAACATCTAGCATTGAGACAACATTCTGGCTGTGCCCCAACCGCAGACCTCAGCACAGAGCTTACATTTCTCATGGGGAACAAGATGAAGAGGCTTACGGACTTACAGCAAATACTGCTTTGGGTTATAAGGAGCTTTGAGTCCTGATTACTGAAGACAAAACACATCTGGGAGTTAGAAAAATAGTTTGGGGGAATAGAAGCTCGGGAAGCCAAATCCAATGGAAGTCTGTTACACAAATAGTAGATTCCTATTAGGTGACGCCACGTTTAGATGGACAGCCACCAGGCCAGACAGACTGGCAGCCACCAGGCCAGACAGACTGGCAGCCACCAGGCCAGACAGACTGGCAGCCACCAGGCCAGACAGACTGGCAGCCACCAGGCCAGACAGACTGGCAGCCACCAGGCCAGACAGACTGGCAGCCACCaggccagacagactgacactcTCCTGTCAGTCACAGAGAAGAGCCAGCACCATCCAACGACAAATCAGCAGCAGACCAGTTACCGGCAGATCCCAGATCAGTTACCGGCAGATCCCAGGCCAGTTACCGGCAGATCCCAGACCAGTTACCGGCAGATCCCAGACCAGTTACCGGCAGATCCCAGACCAGTTACCGGCAGATCCCAGACCAGTTACGGGCAGATCTTCACCCCAGACCAGTTACGGGCAGATCTTCACCCCAGACCAGTTACCGGGCAGATCTTCACCCCAGACCAGTTACCGGCAGATCTTCACCCCAGACCAGTTACCGGCAGATCTTCACCCCAGACCAGTTACCGGCAGATCCCAGACCAGTTAACGGCAGATCTTCACCCCGGACCAGATAACGGAAGATCTTCACCACGGACCAGTTACCGGCAGATCTTCACCCCAGACCAGTTACCGGCAGATCTTCACCCCAGACCAGTTACCGGCAGATCCCAGACCAGTTAACGGCAGATCTTCACCCCGGACCAGATAACGGAAGATCTTCACCACGGACCAGTTACCGGCAGATCTTCACCCCAGACCAGTTACCGGCAGATCCTCAACCCAGACCAGTTAACGGCAGATCCCAGACCAGTTAACGGCAGATCTTCACCCCGGACCAGATAACGGCAGATCTTCACCACGGACCAGTTAACGGCAGATCTTCACCCCGGACCAGTTACCGGCAGATCTTCATCCCAGACCAGTTACCGGCAGATCCTCAACCCAGACCAGTTAACGGCAGATCCCAGACCAGTTAACGGCAGATCTTCACCCCGGACCAGATAACGGCAGATCTTCACCCCGGACCAGTTAACGGCAGATCTTCACCCCGGACCAGTTAACGGCAGATCTTCACCCCGGACCAGTTAACGGCAGATCTTCACCCCGGACCAGTTACCGGCAGATCTACACCCGGACCAGTTACCGGTAGATCTTCACCCCGGACCAGTTACCGGCAGATCTTCACCCCGGACCAGTTAATGGCAGATCCCAGACCAGTTACCGGCAGATCTTCACCACGGACCAGTTAACGGCAGATCCCAGACCAGTTACCGGCAGATCCCAGACCAGTTAACGGCAGATCCCAGACCAGTTACCGGCAGATCCCAGACCAGTTAACGGCAGATCCCAGACCAGTTAACGGCAGATCTTCACCCCGGACCAGTTAACGGCAGATCTTCACCCCGGACCAGTTAACGGCAGATCCTCACCACGGACCAGTTAACGGCAGATCCTCACCCCGGACCAGTTACCGGCAGATCTTCACCCCGGACCAGTTACCGGCAGATCTTCACCCCGGACCAGTTACCGGCAGATCCCAGACCAGTTAACGGCAGATCCCAGACCAGTTAACGGCAGATCCCAGACCAGTTAACGGCAGATCCCAGACCAGTTAACGGCAGATCCCAGACCAGTTAACGGCAGATCCCAGACCAGTTAACGGCAGATCTTCACCCCGGACCAGTTAACGGCAGATCGTCACCCCGGACCAGTTAACGGCAGATCTTCACCCCGGACCAGTTAACGGCAGATCTTCACCCCGGACCAGTTACCGGCAGATCTTCACCCCGGACCAGTTAACGGCAGATCTTCACCCCGGACCAGTTAACGGCAGATCTTCACCCCGGACCAGTTAACGGCAGATCTTCACCCCGGACCAGTTAACGGCAGATCTTCACCCCGGACCAGTTAACGGCAGATCTTCACCCCGGACCAGTTAACGGCAGATCCTCACCACGGACCAGTTAACGGCAGATCCTCACCACGGACCAGTTAACGGCAGATCTTCACCCCAGACCAGTTACCGGCAGATCTTCATCCCAGACCAGTTACCGGCAGATCCCAGACCAGTTAACGGCAGATCCCAGACCAGTTAACGGCAGATCCCAGACCAGTTAACGGCAGATCCCAGACCAGTTAACGGCAGATCCCAGACCAGTTAACGGCAGATCCCAGACCAGTTAACGGCAGATCTTCACCCCGGACCAGTTAAGGGCAGATCTTCACCCCGGACCAGTTAACGGCAGATCTTCACCCCGGACCAGTTACCGGCAGATCTTCACCCCGGACCAGTTAACGGCAGATCTTCACCCCGGACCAGTTAACGGCAGATCCCAGACCAGTTACCGGCAGATCTTCACCCCGGACCAGTTAACGGCAGATCTTCACCCCGGACCAGTTAACGGCAGATCTTCACCCCGGACCAGTTAACGGCAGATCTTCACCCCGGACCAGTTAACGGCAGATCTTCACCCCGGACCAGTTAACGGCAGATCTTCACCCCGGACCAGTTAACGGCAGATCTTCACCCCGGACCAGTTAACGGCAGATCTTCACCCCGGACCAGTTAACGGCAGATCTTCACCCCGGACCAGTTAACGGCAGATCCTCACCACGGACCAGTTAACGGCAGATCCTCACCACGGACCAGTTAACGGCAGATCCTCACCCCGGACCAGTTACCGGCAGATCTTCACCCCGGACCAGTTACCGGCAGATCTTCATCCCAGACCAGTTACCGGCAGATCCCAGACCAGTTAACGGCAGATCCCAGACCAGTTAACGGCAGATCCCATCTCCCCAATCTACCCACAGCCCGCCTCCCCAACCTACCCACAGCCCGCCTCCCCAACCTACCCACAGCCCGCCTCCCCAACCTACCCACAGCCCGCCTCCCCAATCTACCCACAGCCCGCCTCCCCAACCTACCCACAGCCCGCCTCCCCAACCTACCCACAGCCCGCCTCCCCAACCTACCCACAGCCCGCCTCCCCAACCTACCCACAGCCCGCCTCCCCAACCTACCCACAGCCCGCCTCCCCAACCTACCCACAGCCCGCCTCCCCAATCTACCCACAGCCCGCCTCCCCAATCTACCCACAGCCCGCCTCCCCAACCTACCCACAGCCCGCCTCCCCAACCTACCCACAGCTCGCCTCCCCAATCTACCCACAGCCCGCCTCCCCAATCTACCCACAGCCCGCCTCCCCAATCTACCCACAGCCCGCCTCCCCAATCTACCCGCAGCCCGCCTCCCCAATCTACCCGCAGCCCGCCTCCCCAATCTACCCGCAGCCCGCCTCCCCAATCTACCCGCAGCCCGCCTCCCCAATCTACCCGCAGCCCGCCTCCCCAATCTACCCGCAGCCCGCCCCCCCAACCTACCCGCAGCCCGCCCCCCCAACCTACCCGCAGCCCGCCTCCCCAATCTACCCGCAGCCCGCCTCCCCAATCTACCCGCAGCCCGCCTCCCCAATCTACCCGCAGCCCGCCTCCCCAGTCTACCCGCAGCCCGCCTCCCCAACCTACCCGCAGCCCGCCTCCCCAATCTACCCGCAGCCCGCCCCCTCAACCCCACCCGCAGCCCGCCCCCTCAACCCCACCCGCAGCCCGCCTCCCCAATCTACCCGCAG is part of the Salvelinus fontinalis isolate EN_2023a chromosome 39, ASM2944872v1, whole genome shotgun sequence genome and harbors:
- the LOC129838344 gene encoding protein PRRC2C-like — encoded protein: MKQARFNAGRRARSGPCVLRQGSSGVGNIISNVLKKRNGISRRAPRLLCTLEPGVDTRLKFTIEPSLGKNGFQQWYDALKAVVRLPTGIPKEWRKRVWLTLADQYLHSISIDWDKTLRFAFNERSNPDDDSLGIQIVKDLHRTGCSSYSGQEGEQDRVVLKRVLLAYARWNKAVGYCQGFNVLAALILDVTEGNESHALKVMIYLIDKVLPESYFANNLRSLSVDMAVFRDLLRMKLPHLSQHLHLLQKTADREAGGSYEPPLTNVFTMQWFLTMFATCLPHNTVLKIWDSVFFEGSEVLLRVALAIWSHLEEHIEYCQTADDFYSTMGWITQEMLENSLIDCSHLMQTVYSMAVFPFPQLAELREKYTYNITPFPTSTSNGSGGLGGWEGDEDEDEDEDAVVTAALGCLGPLGGLLAPELQRYQRHIKEQRGVEQGGNMADLSPGAVDGGGRGEHQAAINSMLQERMSTDIRALKKQYSRIKRHQQQQARQLYIHTDRCPATSVLASQLHPSPVVNHLLLGRKPRTSLKQPPSSPSSLRGVPLPQAQSSPATPSGERGRNRLVSQAEDCQSRAGSPWRAHVRAHRRNIARARVQLGFGDMEDRHPHQTEEDDRHPHQTEEDDRHPHQTEEEEDDRHPHQTEEEEDRRPHQTEEEEDDRRPHQTEEEEDRRPHQTEEEEEDRRPHQTEEEEDRRPHQTEEEEEDRRPHQTEEEEEDRRPHQTEEEEEEDRRPHQTEEEEEEDRRPHQTEEEEEEDRRPHQTEEEEEDRRPHQTEEEEEDRRPHQTEEEEEDRRPHQTEEEEEDRRPHQTEEEEEDRRPHQTEEEEEEDRRPHQTEEEEEEDRRPHQTEEEEEEEDRRPHQTEEEEEEDRHPHQTEEEEDRRPHQTEEEEDRRPHQTEEEEEDRRPHQTEEEEEDRRPHQTEEEEEDRRPHQTEEEEEDRRPHQTEEDRRPHQTEEDRRPHQTEEEEDRRPHQTEEEEDRRPHQTEEEEDRRPHQTEEEEEDRRPHQTEEEEEDRHPHQTEEEEEEDRHPHQMEERDGVGEGKADDEEGSHLPVSPAQASSNEVPAVVEEEEHLVSLELDSGSELNQTPPPLLSPRETDPDTRPSSPRETDPDTRPSSPTIPELPVLPPLPRPPSSHHHHHHHGQQSDPSVSSLSIYCMRHSPVTPSNPHTPGSPVTPSNPPTPVTPSNPHVTPSNPHVTPSNPPTPVTPSNPHVTPSNPHVTPSNPHGTPSNTPTPVTLTNPPTPVTLTNPPTPVTLTNPHTPCTPVTPSNPPTSVTLSNPPTHVTPSNPHTPGTPSNPHTPGTPFNPHTPVTPSNPHTPGTPSNPHTPGTPLSPTLPLSCPSMPQDQPRATPQQVFSPSLPLSCPSMPQDQPRATPQQVFSPSLPLSCPSMPQDQPRATPQQVFSPSLPLSCPSMPQDQPRATPQQVFSPSLPLSCPSMPQDQPRATPQQDQPRATPQQDQPRATPQQDQPRATPQQDQPRATPQQDQPRATPQQDQPRATPQQDQPRATPQQDQPRATPQQDQPRATPQQDQPRATPQQDQPRATPQQVFSPSLPLSCPSMPQDQPRATPQQVFSPSLPLSCPSMPQDQPRATPQQVFSPSLPLSCPSMPQDQPRATPQQVFSPSLPLSCPSMPQDQPRATPQQVFSPSLPLSCPSMPQDQPRATPQQVFSPSLPLSCPSMPQDQPRATPQQVFSPSLPLSCPSMPQDQPRATPQQVFSPSLPLSCPSMPQDQPRATPQQVFSPSLPLSCPSMPQDQPRATPQQVVFSPFPSVKQHRRSAAARNLGLYGPTARTPTVHFPQLSLNRTSSTLSTRRR